In Scatophagus argus isolate fScaArg1 chromosome 7, fScaArg1.pri, whole genome shotgun sequence, a genomic segment contains:
- the c2cd5 gene encoding C2 domain-containing protein 5 isoform X4 — translation MPGKLKAKIVAGRHLPVMDRASDLTDAFVEVKFGNTTFKTDVCPKSLNPQWNSEWFKFEVDDEDLQDEPLQVTVLDHDTYSANDAIGKVYIDIDPLLCSEAASVISGWFPIYDTIHGIRGEINVLVKVELFNDLNRFRQSSCGVKFFCTTSIPRCYRAVMVHGFVEELVVNEDPEYQWIDRIRTPRASNEARQRLISLMSGELQRKIGLKVLEMGGNAVVGYLQCFDLEGESGLVVRAIGTACTLDKLSSGSAPNTTTHTHPNTAPASNACNSPSKDGKEPVFGEDLLSSSGPPTPFRALPTSSSSPPPFSPSKPCSRQSSSSDTDLSLTPKTGMGSGGSAGKEAGPLKTLLRQQTQTALEQREFPFFTLTSFPPGFLVHVGGVVSARSVKLLDRIHNPDEPETRDAWWEEIRQEIKSHAKALGCHAVVGYSESTSICEEVCILSASGTAAILNPRYMREGCLDIGITDHRFEEPSPPSCGFCHIPYDELNMPFPTQLTYCYHCRRQKVPDVLFTTIDLPAEAAVTGKGCFIQARLCRLKKKAQGEVNATAISNLLPFMEYELHTQLMNKLKLRSMNALFGLRIQISVGENMLLGLASATGVYLTALPAPGGIQIAGKTPGDLSNEHHILTIQKRINDTISKNKEIYQINPPELTEEAVGSPIPEPRQRSRLFRSHSESSDEVSELDLSHGKKDAFVLEIDDTDAVEDIHSLLTDAPPPSGFYSCNTEIMPGIYNWTSGVQMFTSVRVVRLSNANLTNQGLNKIFTDLCENLLKSFYFKLRSMIPCCLCHLNFTVAVPEEELIQVAVTAVAMTFDKDQTQEKPVDKPITKGCSETEEQLQFPLELCADSSSTNTQTSSKSSGVPETTNVSSRAASVDYGSFADRCSTWLELLRLKAHTIRRGSVKTSRRTQSLAHSVSSLDRSSPLPEGRSRSLRSNRAFGGSSVPVVKMTPLSFLPGTRIIKYLGIINMFFIRETTSLREEGGVSGFLHSFIAEVFAMVRAHVAALGGNAVVSYSMKECVFMENPNKNQAQCLINVSGDAVVCVRETDQEPVSSNSGQTCTSGTEGAT, via the exons ATGCCTGGCAAACTGAAGGCCAAAATTGTGGCAGGACGCCACTTGCCTGTGATGGACAGAGCCAGTGACCTCACTGATGCTTTTGTTGAG GTTAAGTTTGGAAACACAACCTTCAAAACCGATGTGTGTCCCAAATCCCTCAATCCACAGTGGAACTCAGAGTGGTTCAAATTTGAG GTTGATGATGAGGACTTGCAGGATGAGCCCTTGCAGGTCACAGTGTTGGACCATGACACTTACAGTGCTAATGACGCTATTGGGAAAGTTTACATTGACATCGACCCGCTGCTGTGCAGCGAGGCTGCTTCTGTCATTTCTGGGTGGTTTCCCATCTATGATACCATCCATG GTATCCGAGGGGAGATCAATGTCCTTGTCAAGGTGGAGCTTTTTAACGATTTGAACCGCTTCAGACAGTCCTCCTGCGGGGTCAAGTTCTTCTGCA CTACATCCATTCCACGATGCTACCGGGCAGTGATGGTGCATGGATTTGTGGAGGAACTTGTGGTAAATGAAGATCCAGAGTACCAGTGGATTGACCGTATTAGAACTCCCCGGGCCTCCAACGAGGCACGACAGAGGCTCATCTCTCTCATGTCTG gagagctgcagaggaaaataGGGCTTAAGGTGCTGGAGATGGGCGGGAATGCTGTGGTGGGATACTTACAGTGTTTTGACTTGGAAGGAGAGTCTGGCCTGGTGGTCCGGGCCATAGGTACCGCCTGCACACTGGACAAACTCAGTTCTGGAAGTGCTCCCAACACCACCACACATACGCACCCTAACACAGCCCCTGCTTCCAACGCCTGCAATTCCCCTTCTAAGGACGGAAAGGA GCCGGTATTTGGTGAGGACCTGCTCTCGTCCTCTGGCCCACCAACCCCTTTCAGAGCCcttcccacctcctcctcctctcctccccccttctctccctccaagCCATGCAGCCGCCAGTCCTCATCATCAGACACAGACCTCAGTTTGACGCCCAAGACGG GAATGGGCAGCGGGGGCAGCGCCGGGAAGGAGGCAGGGCCTCTGAAGACCCTGCTCAGACAACAGACGCAGACGGCCCTAGAGCAGAGG GAGTTTCCCTTCTTCACCTTGACGTCTTTCCCACCTGGTTTTCTGGTTCACGTCGGTGGAGTTGTCAGCGCTCGCTCTGTTAAACTACTGGACCGTATACACAACCCTG atGAGCCAGAGACTCGCGATGCCTGGTGGGAGGAGATTCGACAAGAGATCAAATCTCATGCCAAAGCTCTTGGTTGCCATGCTGTTGTGGGGTACAGTGAGAGCACTAGCATCTG TGAGGAGGTGTGTATCCTGTCGGCATCGGGCACAGCAGCCATCCTAAATCCTCGGTATATGCGTGAAGGCTGCCTAGACATCGGAATCACTGACCACAG GTTTGAGGAGCCGTCTCCACCTAGCTGTGGCTTCTGTCACATCCCGTATGATGAGCTCAACATGCCCTTCCCCACACAGCTCACGTACTGTTACCACTGCAGAAGGCAAAAG gttcCCGATGTGCTTTTCACAACAATTGACCTGCCAGCAGAAGCAGCTGTCACAGGGAAGGGCTGCTTTATCCAGGCCAG ACTGTGTCGTCTAAAAAAGAAGGCCCAGGGTGAAGTGAATGCGACAGCCATCTCCAACCTGCTGCCTTTCATGGAGTACGAGCTGCACACTCAGCTGATGAACAAACTGAAGCTGCGGAGTATGAATGCTCTGTTTGGGTTACGCATTCAGATCAGTGTCGGCGAGAACATGCTCCTGGGTCTGGCT TCTGCTACAGGAGTGTACCTGACAGCCCTGCCAGCACCAGGGGGCATCCAGATTGCGGGGAAGACTCCTGGTGACCTGAGCAATGAGCACCACATCCTGACTATCCAGAAAAGGATCAATGACACCATATCCAAGAACAAAGAGATCTATCAAATAAACCCTCCG GAGCTGACAGAGGAAGCGGTGGGGTCTCCGATTCCTGAGCCGAGGCAACGATCGAGACTTTTCCGCTCCCACTCGGAAAGCTCGGACGAAGTGTCAGAACTGGACCTGTCCCATGGCAAGAAGGACGCCTTCGTCCTGGAG ATTGATGACACTGATGCTGTGGAAGACATTCACTCCCTCCTCACCGATGCTCCTCCCCCCTCAG GTTTCTACAGCTGCAACACTGAGATCATGCCTGGGATTTACAACTGGACTTCTGGAGTTCAG ATGTTCACATCAGTGCGGGTCGTAAGGTTGAGTAATGCCAATCTTACTAATCAAGGCCTGAACAAGATCTTCACTGATCTGTGCGAGAATCTGCTAAAG AGTTTTTACTTCAAGTTGCGCTCTATGATCCCCTGCTGTCTTTGTCATCTCAACTTCACCGTGGCAGTGCCAGAGGAAGAACTCATACAG GTGGCAGTGACAGCAGTTGCCATGACATTTGACAAAGACCAGACTCAGGAGAAGCCAGTTGACAAGCCCATCACCAAAG GATGTAGTGAGACTgaagagcagctgcagtttcCCTTGGAGTTGTGTGCGGACTCATCATCCACCAACACTCAAACTTCATCCAAAAGCTCAG gTGTCCCAGAGACTACCAACGTCTCATCTAGAG CTGCCTCCGTTGATTACGGTTCCTTTGCAGACAGATGCAGCACCTGGCTAGAGCTGCTTAGGCTGAAAGCTCACACCATAAGACGGGGATCAGTTAAGACAAGTAGGAGGACACAGTCTCTAGCACACTCTG TCTCATCTTTGGACCGTTCCAGTCCACTGCCTGAGGGCCGTTCTCGCTCGCTGCGCTCCAACCGTGCGTTTGGGGGCAGCTCAGTCCCCGTGGTGAAGATGACGCCGCTCTCCTTCCTCCCCGGGACACGTATCATTAAATATCTTGGGatcatcaacatgttttttatAAGAGAGACAACATCATTGCGGGAG GAAGGCGGCGTCAGTGGCTTCCTCCATTCATTCATAGCAGAGGTGTTTGCGATGGTTCGAGCCCATGTAGCAGCCCTGGGTGGCAATGCAGTAGTGTCCTACAGcatgaaagagtgtgtgtttatggaaaATCCAAACAAGAACCAG GCTCAGTGTCTCATTAACGTGAGTGGTGATGCCGTcgtgtgtgtcagagaaacGGACCAGGAGCCCGTTTCCTCAAACAGTGGACAGACCTGCACTAGTGGAACAGAAGGGGCTACATGA
- the c2cd5 gene encoding C2 domain-containing protein 5 isoform X3, translated as MPGKLKAKIVAGRHLPVMDRASDLTDAFVEVKFGNTTFKTDVCPKSLNPQWNSEWFKFEVDDEDLQDEPLQVTVLDHDTYSANDAIGKVYIDIDPLLCSEAASVISGWFPIYDTIHGIRGEINVLVKVELFNDLNRFRQSSCGVKFFCTTSIPRCYRAVMVHGFVEELVVNEDPEYQWIDRIRTPRASNEARQRLISLMSGELQRKIGLKVLEMGGNAVVGYLQCFDLEGESGLVVRAIGTACTLDKLSSGSAPNTTTHTHPNTAPASNACNSPSKDGKEPVFGEDLLSSSGPPTPFRALPTSSSSPPPFSPSKPCSRQSSSSDTDLSLTPKTGMGSGGSAGKEAGPLKTLLRQQTQTALEQREFPFFTLTSFPPGFLVHVGGVVSARSVKLLDRIHNPDEPETRDAWWEEIRQEIKSHAKALGCHAVVGYSESTSICEEVCILSASGTAAILNPRYMREGCLDIGITDHRFEEPSPPSCGFCHIPYDELNMPFPTQLTYCYHCRRQKVPDVLFTTIDLPAEAAVTGKGCFIQARLCRLKKKAQGEVNATAISNLLPFMEYELHTQLMNKLKLRSMNALFGLRIQISVGENMLLGLASATGVYLTALPAPGGIQIAGKTPGDLSNEHHILTIQKRINDTISKNKEIYQINPPKLFALDPEVFCGINMELTEEAVGSPIPEPRQRSRLFRSHSESSDEVSELDLSHGKKDAFVLEIDDTDAVEDIHSLLTDAPPPSGFYSCNTEIMPGIYNWTSGVQMFTSVRVVRLSNANLTNQGLNKIFTDLCENLLKSFYFKLRSMIPCCLCHLNFTVAVPEEELIQVAVTAVAMTFDKDQTQEKPVDKPITKGCSETEEQLQFPLELCADSSSTNTQTSSKSSGVPETTNVSSRDRCSTWLELLRLKAHTIRRGSVKTSRRTQSLAHSVSSLDRSSPLPEGRSRSLRSNRAFGGSSVPVVKMTPLSFLPGTRIIKYLGIINMFFIRETTSLREEGGVSGFLHSFIAEVFAMVRAHVAALGGNAVVSYSMKECVFMENPNKNQAQCLINVSGDAVVCVRETDQEPVSSNSGQTCTSGTEGAT; from the exons ATGCCTGGCAAACTGAAGGCCAAAATTGTGGCAGGACGCCACTTGCCTGTGATGGACAGAGCCAGTGACCTCACTGATGCTTTTGTTGAG GTTAAGTTTGGAAACACAACCTTCAAAACCGATGTGTGTCCCAAATCCCTCAATCCACAGTGGAACTCAGAGTGGTTCAAATTTGAG GTTGATGATGAGGACTTGCAGGATGAGCCCTTGCAGGTCACAGTGTTGGACCATGACACTTACAGTGCTAATGACGCTATTGGGAAAGTTTACATTGACATCGACCCGCTGCTGTGCAGCGAGGCTGCTTCTGTCATTTCTGGGTGGTTTCCCATCTATGATACCATCCATG GTATCCGAGGGGAGATCAATGTCCTTGTCAAGGTGGAGCTTTTTAACGATTTGAACCGCTTCAGACAGTCCTCCTGCGGGGTCAAGTTCTTCTGCA CTACATCCATTCCACGATGCTACCGGGCAGTGATGGTGCATGGATTTGTGGAGGAACTTGTGGTAAATGAAGATCCAGAGTACCAGTGGATTGACCGTATTAGAACTCCCCGGGCCTCCAACGAGGCACGACAGAGGCTCATCTCTCTCATGTCTG gagagctgcagaggaaaataGGGCTTAAGGTGCTGGAGATGGGCGGGAATGCTGTGGTGGGATACTTACAGTGTTTTGACTTGGAAGGAGAGTCTGGCCTGGTGGTCCGGGCCATAGGTACCGCCTGCACACTGGACAAACTCAGTTCTGGAAGTGCTCCCAACACCACCACACATACGCACCCTAACACAGCCCCTGCTTCCAACGCCTGCAATTCCCCTTCTAAGGACGGAAAGGA GCCGGTATTTGGTGAGGACCTGCTCTCGTCCTCTGGCCCACCAACCCCTTTCAGAGCCcttcccacctcctcctcctctcctccccccttctctccctccaagCCATGCAGCCGCCAGTCCTCATCATCAGACACAGACCTCAGTTTGACGCCCAAGACGG GAATGGGCAGCGGGGGCAGCGCCGGGAAGGAGGCAGGGCCTCTGAAGACCCTGCTCAGACAACAGACGCAGACGGCCCTAGAGCAGAGG GAGTTTCCCTTCTTCACCTTGACGTCTTTCCCACCTGGTTTTCTGGTTCACGTCGGTGGAGTTGTCAGCGCTCGCTCTGTTAAACTACTGGACCGTATACACAACCCTG atGAGCCAGAGACTCGCGATGCCTGGTGGGAGGAGATTCGACAAGAGATCAAATCTCATGCCAAAGCTCTTGGTTGCCATGCTGTTGTGGGGTACAGTGAGAGCACTAGCATCTG TGAGGAGGTGTGTATCCTGTCGGCATCGGGCACAGCAGCCATCCTAAATCCTCGGTATATGCGTGAAGGCTGCCTAGACATCGGAATCACTGACCACAG GTTTGAGGAGCCGTCTCCACCTAGCTGTGGCTTCTGTCACATCCCGTATGATGAGCTCAACATGCCCTTCCCCACACAGCTCACGTACTGTTACCACTGCAGAAGGCAAAAG gttcCCGATGTGCTTTTCACAACAATTGACCTGCCAGCAGAAGCAGCTGTCACAGGGAAGGGCTGCTTTATCCAGGCCAG ACTGTGTCGTCTAAAAAAGAAGGCCCAGGGTGAAGTGAATGCGACAGCCATCTCCAACCTGCTGCCTTTCATGGAGTACGAGCTGCACACTCAGCTGATGAACAAACTGAAGCTGCGGAGTATGAATGCTCTGTTTGGGTTACGCATTCAGATCAGTGTCGGCGAGAACATGCTCCTGGGTCTGGCT TCTGCTACAGGAGTGTACCTGACAGCCCTGCCAGCACCAGGGGGCATCCAGATTGCGGGGAAGACTCCTGGTGACCTGAGCAATGAGCACCACATCCTGACTATCCAGAAAAGGATCAATGACACCATATCCAAGAACAAAGAGATCTATCAAATAAACCCTCCG AAATTATTTGCCCTGGACCCTGAGGTGTTCTGCGGCATAAACATG GAGCTGACAGAGGAAGCGGTGGGGTCTCCGATTCCTGAGCCGAGGCAACGATCGAGACTTTTCCGCTCCCACTCGGAAAGCTCGGACGAAGTGTCAGAACTGGACCTGTCCCATGGCAAGAAGGACGCCTTCGTCCTGGAG ATTGATGACACTGATGCTGTGGAAGACATTCACTCCCTCCTCACCGATGCTCCTCCCCCCTCAG GTTTCTACAGCTGCAACACTGAGATCATGCCTGGGATTTACAACTGGACTTCTGGAGTTCAG ATGTTCACATCAGTGCGGGTCGTAAGGTTGAGTAATGCCAATCTTACTAATCAAGGCCTGAACAAGATCTTCACTGATCTGTGCGAGAATCTGCTAAAG AGTTTTTACTTCAAGTTGCGCTCTATGATCCCCTGCTGTCTTTGTCATCTCAACTTCACCGTGGCAGTGCCAGAGGAAGAACTCATACAG GTGGCAGTGACAGCAGTTGCCATGACATTTGACAAAGACCAGACTCAGGAGAAGCCAGTTGACAAGCCCATCACCAAAG GATGTAGTGAGACTgaagagcagctgcagtttcCCTTGGAGTTGTGTGCGGACTCATCATCCACCAACACTCAAACTTCATCCAAAAGCTCAG gTGTCCCAGAGACTACCAACGTCTCATCTAGAG ACAGATGCAGCACCTGGCTAGAGCTGCTTAGGCTGAAAGCTCACACCATAAGACGGGGATCAGTTAAGACAAGTAGGAGGACACAGTCTCTAGCACACTCTG TCTCATCTTTGGACCGTTCCAGTCCACTGCCTGAGGGCCGTTCTCGCTCGCTGCGCTCCAACCGTGCGTTTGGGGGCAGCTCAGTCCCCGTGGTGAAGATGACGCCGCTCTCCTTCCTCCCCGGGACACGTATCATTAAATATCTTGGGatcatcaacatgttttttatAAGAGAGACAACATCATTGCGGGAG GAAGGCGGCGTCAGTGGCTTCCTCCATTCATTCATAGCAGAGGTGTTTGCGATGGTTCGAGCCCATGTAGCAGCCCTGGGTGGCAATGCAGTAGTGTCCTACAGcatgaaagagtgtgtgtttatggaaaATCCAAACAAGAACCAG GCTCAGTGTCTCATTAACGTGAGTGGTGATGCCGTcgtgtgtgtcagagaaacGGACCAGGAGCCCGTTTCCTCAAACAGTGGACAGACCTGCACTAGTGGAACAGAAGGGGCTACATGA
- the c2cd5 gene encoding C2 domain-containing protein 5 isoform X5, with protein sequence MPGKLKAKIVAGRHLPVMDRASDLTDAFVEVKFGNTTFKTDVCPKSLNPQWNSEWFKFEVDDEDLQDEPLQVTVLDHDTYSANDAIGKVYIDIDPLLCSEAASVISGWFPIYDTIHGIRGEINVLVKVELFNDLNRFRQSSCGVKFFCTTSIPRCYRAVMVHGFVEELVVNEDPEYQWIDRIRTPRASNEARQRLISLMSGELQRKIGLKVLEMGGNAVVGYLQCFDLEGESGLVVRAIGTACTLDKLSSGSAPNTTTHTHPNTAPASNACNSPSKDGKEPVFGEDLLSSSGPPTPFRALPTSSSSPPPFSPSKPCSRQSSSSDTDLSLTPKTGMGSGGSAGKEAGPLKTLLRQQTQTALEQREFPFFTLTSFPPGFLVHVGGVVSARSVKLLDRIHNPDEPETRDAWWEEIRQEIKSHAKALGCHAVVGYSESTSICEEVCILSASGTAAILNPRYMREGCLDIGITDHRFEEPSPPSCGFCHIPYDELNMPFPTQLTYCYHCRRQKVPDVLFTTIDLPAEAAVTGKGCFIQARLCRLKKKAQGEVNATAISNLLPFMEYELHTQLMNKLKLRSMNALFGLRIQISVGENMLLGLASATGVYLTALPAPGGIQIAGKTPGDLSNEHHILTIQKRINDTISKNKEIYQINPPKLFALDPEVFCGINMELTEEAVGSPIPEPRQRSRLFRSHSESSDEVSELDLSHGKKDAFVLEIDDTDAVEDIHSLLTDAPPPSGFYSCNTEIMPGIYNWTSGVQMFTSVRVVRLSNANLTNQGLNKIFTDLCENLLKSFYFKLRSMIPCCLCHLNFTVAVPEEELIQVAVTAVAMTFDKDQTQEKPVDKPITKGCSETEEQLQFPLELCADSSSTNTQTSSKSSGVPETTNVSSRDRCSTWLELLRLKAHTIRRGSVKTISSLDRSSPLPEGRSRSLRSNRAFGGSSVPVVKMTPLSFLPGTRIIKYLGIINMFFIRETTSLREEGGVSGFLHSFIAEVFAMVRAHVAALGGNAVVSYSMKECVFMENPNKNQAQCLINVSGDAVVCVRETDQEPVSSNSGQTCTSGTEGAT encoded by the exons ATGCCTGGCAAACTGAAGGCCAAAATTGTGGCAGGACGCCACTTGCCTGTGATGGACAGAGCCAGTGACCTCACTGATGCTTTTGTTGAG GTTAAGTTTGGAAACACAACCTTCAAAACCGATGTGTGTCCCAAATCCCTCAATCCACAGTGGAACTCAGAGTGGTTCAAATTTGAG GTTGATGATGAGGACTTGCAGGATGAGCCCTTGCAGGTCACAGTGTTGGACCATGACACTTACAGTGCTAATGACGCTATTGGGAAAGTTTACATTGACATCGACCCGCTGCTGTGCAGCGAGGCTGCTTCTGTCATTTCTGGGTGGTTTCCCATCTATGATACCATCCATG GTATCCGAGGGGAGATCAATGTCCTTGTCAAGGTGGAGCTTTTTAACGATTTGAACCGCTTCAGACAGTCCTCCTGCGGGGTCAAGTTCTTCTGCA CTACATCCATTCCACGATGCTACCGGGCAGTGATGGTGCATGGATTTGTGGAGGAACTTGTGGTAAATGAAGATCCAGAGTACCAGTGGATTGACCGTATTAGAACTCCCCGGGCCTCCAACGAGGCACGACAGAGGCTCATCTCTCTCATGTCTG gagagctgcagaggaaaataGGGCTTAAGGTGCTGGAGATGGGCGGGAATGCTGTGGTGGGATACTTACAGTGTTTTGACTTGGAAGGAGAGTCTGGCCTGGTGGTCCGGGCCATAGGTACCGCCTGCACACTGGACAAACTCAGTTCTGGAAGTGCTCCCAACACCACCACACATACGCACCCTAACACAGCCCCTGCTTCCAACGCCTGCAATTCCCCTTCTAAGGACGGAAAGGA GCCGGTATTTGGTGAGGACCTGCTCTCGTCCTCTGGCCCACCAACCCCTTTCAGAGCCcttcccacctcctcctcctctcctccccccttctctccctccaagCCATGCAGCCGCCAGTCCTCATCATCAGACACAGACCTCAGTTTGACGCCCAAGACGG GAATGGGCAGCGGGGGCAGCGCCGGGAAGGAGGCAGGGCCTCTGAAGACCCTGCTCAGACAACAGACGCAGACGGCCCTAGAGCAGAGG GAGTTTCCCTTCTTCACCTTGACGTCTTTCCCACCTGGTTTTCTGGTTCACGTCGGTGGAGTTGTCAGCGCTCGCTCTGTTAAACTACTGGACCGTATACACAACCCTG atGAGCCAGAGACTCGCGATGCCTGGTGGGAGGAGATTCGACAAGAGATCAAATCTCATGCCAAAGCTCTTGGTTGCCATGCTGTTGTGGGGTACAGTGAGAGCACTAGCATCTG TGAGGAGGTGTGTATCCTGTCGGCATCGGGCACAGCAGCCATCCTAAATCCTCGGTATATGCGTGAAGGCTGCCTAGACATCGGAATCACTGACCACAG GTTTGAGGAGCCGTCTCCACCTAGCTGTGGCTTCTGTCACATCCCGTATGATGAGCTCAACATGCCCTTCCCCACACAGCTCACGTACTGTTACCACTGCAGAAGGCAAAAG gttcCCGATGTGCTTTTCACAACAATTGACCTGCCAGCAGAAGCAGCTGTCACAGGGAAGGGCTGCTTTATCCAGGCCAG ACTGTGTCGTCTAAAAAAGAAGGCCCAGGGTGAAGTGAATGCGACAGCCATCTCCAACCTGCTGCCTTTCATGGAGTACGAGCTGCACACTCAGCTGATGAACAAACTGAAGCTGCGGAGTATGAATGCTCTGTTTGGGTTACGCATTCAGATCAGTGTCGGCGAGAACATGCTCCTGGGTCTGGCT TCTGCTACAGGAGTGTACCTGACAGCCCTGCCAGCACCAGGGGGCATCCAGATTGCGGGGAAGACTCCTGGTGACCTGAGCAATGAGCACCACATCCTGACTATCCAGAAAAGGATCAATGACACCATATCCAAGAACAAAGAGATCTATCAAATAAACCCTCCG AAATTATTTGCCCTGGACCCTGAGGTGTTCTGCGGCATAAACATG GAGCTGACAGAGGAAGCGGTGGGGTCTCCGATTCCTGAGCCGAGGCAACGATCGAGACTTTTCCGCTCCCACTCGGAAAGCTCGGACGAAGTGTCAGAACTGGACCTGTCCCATGGCAAGAAGGACGCCTTCGTCCTGGAG ATTGATGACACTGATGCTGTGGAAGACATTCACTCCCTCCTCACCGATGCTCCTCCCCCCTCAG GTTTCTACAGCTGCAACACTGAGATCATGCCTGGGATTTACAACTGGACTTCTGGAGTTCAG ATGTTCACATCAGTGCGGGTCGTAAGGTTGAGTAATGCCAATCTTACTAATCAAGGCCTGAACAAGATCTTCACTGATCTGTGCGAGAATCTGCTAAAG AGTTTTTACTTCAAGTTGCGCTCTATGATCCCCTGCTGTCTTTGTCATCTCAACTTCACCGTGGCAGTGCCAGAGGAAGAACTCATACAG GTGGCAGTGACAGCAGTTGCCATGACATTTGACAAAGACCAGACTCAGGAGAAGCCAGTTGACAAGCCCATCACCAAAG GATGTAGTGAGACTgaagagcagctgcagtttcCCTTGGAGTTGTGTGCGGACTCATCATCCACCAACACTCAAACTTCATCCAAAAGCTCAG gTGTCCCAGAGACTACCAACGTCTCATCTAGAG ACAGATGCAGCACCTGGCTAGAGCTGCTTAGGCTGAAAGCTCACACCATAAGACGGGGATCAGTTAAGACAA TCTCATCTTTGGACCGTTCCAGTCCACTGCCTGAGGGCCGTTCTCGCTCGCTGCGCTCCAACCGTGCGTTTGGGGGCAGCTCAGTCCCCGTGGTGAAGATGACGCCGCTCTCCTTCCTCCCCGGGACACGTATCATTAAATATCTTGGGatcatcaacatgttttttatAAGAGAGACAACATCATTGCGGGAG GAAGGCGGCGTCAGTGGCTTCCTCCATTCATTCATAGCAGAGGTGTTTGCGATGGTTCGAGCCCATGTAGCAGCCCTGGGTGGCAATGCAGTAGTGTCCTACAGcatgaaagagtgtgtgtttatggaaaATCCAAACAAGAACCAG GCTCAGTGTCTCATTAACGTGAGTGGTGATGCCGTcgtgtgtgtcagagaaacGGACCAGGAGCCCGTTTCCTCAAACAGTGGACAGACCTGCACTAGTGGAACAGAAGGGGCTACATGA